The DNA window ATCCCAAGTTTTCGGTTCCCAAAGTTCAACCTTGTTACCGTCGGGATCAAGAATCCAGGCAAATTTTCCGTTTTCGTGGGATTCCGGACCTTGTTGAATGGCAATGCCACCGGCACGGATCTGCTTGAGCATTTCATCCATGTTGTCCACTCGGTAGTTGATCATGAAGTTTGATTCACTTGGGCTGAACCACTTGGTTTTTGGTCCAGCGACGTGCCAGGCCGTGACGCCGTGATCCTCGCCTCCATCCTCCGGCCATCTCAGAACGGCGCCGCCAAAATCTTTAAGCTCAAGCCCAAGATGCTTCTTGTACCACTCCGCTAATACTCGATCGTTCTCTTTGGCTTTGAAAAATACGCCGCCGATACCCGTGATTCTCGCCATGTGTTCCGCCCCCAGTGGACGGGCATTATAGAACGTCACGCTGTTGCCGGGGACTTCCAGGAAGTGGGTACCGTCCTTCCCATCCCAGCAAAAAAATCTTGCTGGTGACCCGGTCTTCGCGCCGTTCGAAGCGCGGGTTACGAAGAGGATAGGCGATGCGCTTTTCCCAAGTGTAGATAATGGAAGCGTGTGTAAACGGAAGTGTCAGAAGACCGAAAATGACACTGCTGCGAGCCTTATGATGAACCGTAACTTTGCCCTTGCAGTCCTGTGCCTTGCCCTGGGTATCTCGCTCCATGCCCAAACGCAAACGCCCGGCCAGATCCGTCCTCGTCCTGCCGAAGGACGCCAGCCGGAATTCCCGCTGCCGAATATCCGCGAGTACAAGCCGCGTTCGACGCTGGTCGTGCCGCAGCATCCTGTACCGCGCGCTAAGTTTCCCGTGATTGACATCCATAGCCACCATCCAACGCCGATCTCGCCAGAGCAATATGCGGAAGTGGTAAAGGCGATGGACCAGCTCAACATCCGGCTCATCGTGAATCTGAGCGGGAGCTGGGGCGACAATCTCCGACGCGGACTCGCGGTCATCAAAAACAGCCCTTACCCCGATCGCATGGTGCTATTCGCCAATGTTGACTTCAGCGACGTTGGTCCCGGGTTTGGCCAACGCGCAGCCAGGCAGCTGGAAGAGGACATCAAAGCCGGCGCCGTAGGTCTGAAGATATTCAAGGATCTCGGGCTGCATGTCCATAAGAATGATGGCTCGCGCCTCAAGGTTGACGATCCGGAACTCGATCCGATCTGGGAAAAATGTGCAGAACTCAATGTGCCGGTGCTCATTCATATTGCGGACCCACAGGAGTTCTTTGAGCCCATCGACTACCACAACGAACGCTGGCTGGAACTGGCGCTTTATCCGGGCCGACGGTATCAGGACCGCAGTAAGTTTCCGTCTTTCGAAGAGTTGATCACTGAGCGCAACAGTATGTTCGCGCGCCATCCGCGCACCAAGTTCATCGCAGCGCACTTTGGCTGGCACGCCAACGACCTCGCACGGCTCTCGCAGTTGCTTGACCGTCTTCCCAATGTCTATCTTGACGTTGCCGCCGTGCTCTATGACTTCGGTCGCCAGCCGCGGGCAGCACGCGCATTCTTCGTCAAGTACCAGGACCGAATCCTTTTTGGGAAAGACAGCTTCCAACCCGACGAGTACCCGTATTACTGGCGAACGTTCGAAACCGCAGATGAGTACTTCGATTACTACAGGGACTACCACGCCTTTTGGAAGCTGTACGGTCTCGATCTGCCCGACGAGGTTCTCAAAAAGCTCTATTACGAGAACGCATTGAAAATAACGCCTGGCCTGTCACGTCCATTCGCCAATCAGCAGAACCGCCGGCGGTAGCCGGTGGGTGGGCGGATCGGAACCGGCAGCGGTAGGGTCCCCGGCAAGCGCTTTGTCGTCCTGAGCGAAGCCGAAGGATCTTGGGTTTGGTTTTGGCTGCTTGCGGTTGCTGGGGTGAGGGTAGCCGCTGGGTCAGCCGGTATTTCGATAACAGCCGTCGAGTCATCGGATTCGGGTGGGAGCCCCCTGCTTCAGCAGGGGGAAGTTGCCCTTGAGGGCAGCGGAAGCGAGCTCTCGCTATTTTCCTCTTTTGGGGCTTCAGCCCCGGACTCCAGCGCTAAAGCGCCAGAAAATAATAATGAAGACGCGACTTTCAGCAGCGCTGAAGCGCTGCTTCTCCCCTGCTAAAGCAGGGGGCTTCCACCAAGCTGCAACGCCTCCCACCCGGCATGTAGGGGCTCCCGCCCAGGGAATATTGGGGACAGCCTGACTGCGTCATTTAAGATTATTGTCGCAGTTCAGGCTCGGCCCCAGCCGCGAAGAGCTAAACCACATGCTCAACCTGCCTCAATAAAATCCGCAATTTAGACCATCCTGCGTCTCCCCGAAAAAATAATTCATTAAATTCCGTTCGCATGTCGATTCGGGCCACACCCCGTTCGACGTATCAGCAGAGAGCCAGTACGATAGCGAGCAACAGCGATCCAACTGCGCTCTCAATCTGAGTTCGAGCCACTCAACCATCGCTCAAACCAAAGGAGATTTCGCAATGCGAGTCATGGCCATCATCAAAGCAACCCCAGAGTCAGAAAAAGCAGCCGCCCGCCCCGATCCACAATTCCTGGCCGAGATGGGCAAATACAACGAAGAGCTCATGAAGGCTGGCGTCCTGCTCGCCATGGACGGCCTCCATCCCAGCTCCAAAGGCGCACGCGTCAAA is part of the Terriglobales bacterium genome and encodes:
- a CDS encoding VOC family protein, whose product is MARITGIGGVFFKAKENDRVLAEWYKKHLGLELKDFGGAVLRWPEDGGEDHGVTAWHVAGPKTKWFSPSESNFMINYRVDNMDEMLKQIRAGGIAIQQGPESHENGKFAWILDPDGNKVELWEPKTWDEKNKQP
- a CDS encoding amidohydrolase family protein, encoding MMNRNFALAVLCLALGISLHAQTQTPGQIRPRPAEGRQPEFPLPNIREYKPRSTLVVPQHPVPRAKFPVIDIHSHHPTPISPEQYAEVVKAMDQLNIRLIVNLSGSWGDNLRRGLAVIKNSPYPDRMVLFANVDFSDVGPGFGQRAARQLEEDIKAGAVGLKIFKDLGLHVHKNDGSRLKVDDPELDPIWEKCAELNVPVLIHIADPQEFFEPIDYHNERWLELALYPGRRYQDRSKFPSFEELITERNSMFARHPRTKFIAAHFGWHANDLARLSQLLDRLPNVYLDVAAVLYDFGRQPRAARAFFVKYQDRILFGKDSFQPDEYPYYWRTFETADEYFDYYRDYHAFWKLYGLDLPDEVLKKLYYENALKITPGLSRPFANQQNRRR